A single genomic interval of Helianthus annuus cultivar XRQ/B chromosome 13, HanXRQr2.0-SUNRISE, whole genome shotgun sequence harbors:
- the LOC110902050 gene encoding pentatricopeptide repeat-containing protein At1g63130, mitochondrial-like isoform X3: protein MLTKPKSATIDDDSLEFTSSWFHQTHRYQKVTSLDHAFKLFDEMLHTRPLPSVVKFTQLLNAVAKMKHFSSSLHLFKQMCVVGVPVDAYSMNIAIRCCCQMSRTNDGFALLASCFRRAVVPDVCTFNTLLDGLIREDRILEAERLFKKLIKHKSCEPNVVMYSTMIKGLCKFGNNDIAIGLFRLMDERGCKPNTVVYNTIIDSLCKDKLIDDAFNLFKEMVSHKGILPNVITYTSLIHGLCNLCRWDEVSKLLKEMEDLRISPNFQTFSILVDAFCKEGRVDEAEAVIDIMVERSEAPDIVTYNSLIDGYCLRGEMIKARTLLDSLTSKGLIPDVFSYNTMLQGLFRVGRCGEARKLVDEMRSQVLIPNACTYRIILDGLCNNHQVEDVLSLFHLVGDSKLNSDIQVYNILIDGMSKCGKLDIARDLFQDLTLKGLKPNVRTYNVMISGLCREGMPEEAKHLFHKMDESGCPPDNVTYRVLLQGYLITRHYNDVEMLLQEMDGRRYSLDASTLSLLIDKIAVGLLDRSMLKLIGKLVPKELMDTPA, encoded by the exons ATGCTCACCAAACCAAAATCAGCGACGATCGATGATGACTCACTTGAATTCACATCTTCATGGTTTCATCAAACTCACAG GTATCAAAAAGTTACCAGCTTGGATCATGCCTTTAAGCTGTTCGATGAAATGCTACACACACGACCACTGCCATCTGTTGTTAAGTTTACTCAGTTGTTAAATGCTGTTGCCAAAATgaaacatttttcttcttctctccaCCTTTTTAAACAAATGTGCGTCGTTGGAGTTCCTGTTGATGCCTACTCTATGAATATTGCAATCAGGTGTTGTTGTCAGATGTCTCGCACCAACGATGGCTTTGCACTCCTAGCTTCTTGCTTCAGGCGAGCTGTTGTGCCAGATGTCTGCACATTTAATACACTCTTAGATGGACTCATTCGTGAAGATAGAATTCTTGAGGCTGAGAGACTCTTCAAGAAGCTCATTAAGCACAAATCATGTGAACCTAATGTAGTTATGTATTCCACAATGATCAAAGGGCTTTGCAAGTTTGGCAATAATGATATTGCCATTGGTTTGTTTAGGCTCATGGATGAAAGAGGCTGTAAGCCTAATACTGTAGTATATAATACCATCATTGATAGTCTCTGCAAGGACAAACTGATAGATGATGCTTTCAACCTTTTCAAAGAAATGGTATCTCACAAAGGCATTTTACCAAATGTCATCACATACACCTCTCTGATTCATGGCCTTTGTAACTTATGTCGTTGGGACGAGGTCTCTAAGCTGCTAAAAGAAATGGAGGATCTAAGGATCTCTCCTAATTTTCAAACCTTTAGCATATTAGTTGATGCATTTTGCAAGGAAGGTAGGGTGGATGAAGCGGAGGCTGTTATAGACATCATGGTTGAGAGAAGTGAGGCTCCTGACATCGTGACATACAATTCACTTATAGACGGTTACTGTCTACGAGGTGAAATGATCAAAGCAAGGACGCTTCTTGATTCATTGACGTCTAAAGGTCTCATCCCTGATGTGTTTTCTTACAACACCATGTTACAGGGATTGTTTAGGGTTGGGCGTTGTGGAGAGGCACGCAAACTCGTTGATGAGATGCGATCACAAGTCCTAATTCCAAATGCATGCACCTATAGAATAATATTAGATGGCCTTTGCAACAACCATCAAGTTGAAGATGTGCTCTCTTTGTTTCATTTGGTGGGTGATAGCAAGCTAAACTCTGACATTCAAGTGTACAATATTCTTATTGATGGTATGAGCAAATGTGGGAAGCTTGATATTGCAAGGGATCTTTTCCAAGACCTAACTCTAAAAGGTTTGAAACCTAATGTTCGGACATATAATGTGATGATTAGTGGCCTATGTAGAGAAGGTATGCCAGAGGAAGCAAAGCACTTGTTTCATAAAATGGATGAGAGTGGTTGCCCACCAGATAATGTTACTTACCGTGTTCTTCTCCAAGGATATCTTATAACCCGGCATTACAATGATGTAGAAATGCTTTTACAAGAAATGGATGGAAGAAGGTATTCACTTGATGCTTCAACTTTATCGTTGTTGATAGATAAAATCGCAGTTGGTTTGCTAGATAGAAGTATGCTTAAGTTGATAGGTAAGCTTGTCCCAAAAGAATTGATGGACACTCCTGCATAG
- the LOC110902050 gene encoding pentatricopeptide repeat-containing protein At1g63130, mitochondrial-like isoform X1, with the protein MMTRSSSRLHSFFKLKCNFITNSVTTPLSSSRLGLEFSPHSTSLASLLHSTSFSNNGDRPLLSRYQKVTSLDHAFKLFDEMLHTRPLPSVVKFTQLLNAVAKMKHFSSSLHLFKQMCVVGVPVDAYSMNIAIRCCCQMSRTNDGFALLASCFRRAVVPDVCTFNTLLDGLIREDRILEAERLFKKLIKHKSCEPNVVMYSTMIKGLCKFGNNDIAIGLFRLMDERGCKPNTVVYNTIIDSLCKDKLIDDAFNLFKEMVSHKGILPNVITYTSLIHGLCNLCRWDEVSKLLKEMEDLRISPNFQTFSILVDAFCKEGRVDEAEAVIDIMVERSEAPDIVTYNSLIDGYCLRGEMIKARTLLDSLTSKGLIPDVFSYNTMLQGLFRVGRCGEARKLVDEMRSQVLIPNACTYRIILDGLCNNHQVEDVLSLFHLVGDSKLNSDIQVYNILIDGMSKCGKLDIARDLFQDLTLKGLKPNVRTYNVMISGLCREGMPEEAKHLFHKMDESGCPPDNVTYRVLLQGYLITRHYNDVEMLLQEMDGRRYSLDASTLSLLIDKIAVGLLDRSMLKLIGKLVPKELMDTPA; encoded by the exons ATGATGACTCGCTCCTCTTCACGtcttcattctttcttcaaaCTCAAATGTAATTTCATCACCAACTCTGTAACAACCCCTCTTTCGTCTTCCAGATTAG GTTTAGAATTCAGTCCTCACTCCACTTCTTTAGCTTCTCTTCTTCACTCCACTTCCTTTTCAAATAATGGGGATCGTCCACTGTTATCTAGGTATCAAAAAGTTACCAGCTTGGATCATGCCTTTAAGCTGTTCGATGAAATGCTACACACACGACCACTGCCATCTGTTGTTAAGTTTACTCAGTTGTTAAATGCTGTTGCCAAAATgaaacatttttcttcttctctccaCCTTTTTAAACAAATGTGCGTCGTTGGAGTTCCTGTTGATGCCTACTCTATGAATATTGCAATCAGGTGTTGTTGTCAGATGTCTCGCACCAACGATGGCTTTGCACTCCTAGCTTCTTGCTTCAGGCGAGCTGTTGTGCCAGATGTCTGCACATTTAATACACTCTTAGATGGACTCATTCGTGAAGATAGAATTCTTGAGGCTGAGAGACTCTTCAAGAAGCTCATTAAGCACAAATCATGTGAACCTAATGTAGTTATGTATTCCACAATGATCAAAGGGCTTTGCAAGTTTGGCAATAATGATATTGCCATTGGTTTGTTTAGGCTCATGGATGAAAGAGGCTGTAAGCCTAATACTGTAGTATATAATACCATCATTGATAGTCTCTGCAAGGACAAACTGATAGATGATGCTTTCAACCTTTTCAAAGAAATGGTATCTCACAAAGGCATTTTACCAAATGTCATCACATACACCTCTCTGATTCATGGCCTTTGTAACTTATGTCGTTGGGACGAGGTCTCTAAGCTGCTAAAAGAAATGGAGGATCTAAGGATCTCTCCTAATTTTCAAACCTTTAGCATATTAGTTGATGCATTTTGCAAGGAAGGTAGGGTGGATGAAGCGGAGGCTGTTATAGACATCATGGTTGAGAGAAGTGAGGCTCCTGACATCGTGACATACAATTCACTTATAGACGGTTACTGTCTACGAGGTGAAATGATCAAAGCAAGGACGCTTCTTGATTCATTGACGTCTAAAGGTCTCATCCCTGATGTGTTTTCTTACAACACCATGTTACAGGGATTGTTTAGGGTTGGGCGTTGTGGAGAGGCACGCAAACTCGTTGATGAGATGCGATCACAAGTCCTAATTCCAAATGCATGCACCTATAGAATAATATTAGATGGCCTTTGCAACAACCATCAAGTTGAAGATGTGCTCTCTTTGTTTCATTTGGTGGGTGATAGCAAGCTAAACTCTGACATTCAAGTGTACAATATTCTTATTGATGGTATGAGCAAATGTGGGAAGCTTGATATTGCAAGGGATCTTTTCCAAGACCTAACTCTAAAAGGTTTGAAACCTAATGTTCGGACATATAATGTGATGATTAGTGGCCTATGTAGAGAAGGTATGCCAGAGGAAGCAAAGCACTTGTTTCATAAAATGGATGAGAGTGGTTGCCCACCAGATAATGTTACTTACCGTGTTCTTCTCCAAGGATATCTTATAACCCGGCATTACAATGATGTAGAAATGCTTTTACAAGAAATGGATGGAAGAAGGTATTCACTTGATGCTTCAACTTTATCGTTGTTGATAGATAAAATCGCAGTTGGTTTGCTAGATAGAAGTATGCTTAAGTTGATAGGTAAGCTTGTCCCAAAAGAATTGATGGACACTCCTGCATAG
- the LOC110902050 gene encoding pentatricopeptide repeat-containing protein At1g63130, mitochondrial-like isoform X2, protein MAFRACSPNQNQRRSMMTHLNSHLHGFIKLTGNFIITSFLLPSSSRLGLEFSPHSTSLASLLHSTSFSNNGDRPLLSRYQKVTSLDHAFKLFDEMLHTRPLPSVVKFTQLLNAVAKMKHFSSSLHLFKQMCVVGVPVDAYSMNIAIRCCCQMSRTNDGFALLASCFRRAVVPDVCTFNTLLDGLIREDRILEAERLFKKLIKHKSCEPNVVMYSTMIKGLCKFGNNDIAIGLFRLMDERGCKPNTVVYNTIIDSLCKDKLIDDAFNLFKEMVSHKGILPNVITYTSLIHGLCNLCRWDEVSKLLKEMEDLRISPNFQTFSILVDAFCKEGRVDEAEAVIDIMVERSEAPDIVTYNSLIDGYCLRGEMIKARTLLDSLTSKGLIPDVFSYNTMLQGLFRVGRCGEARKLVDEMRSQVLIPNACTYRIILDGLCNNHQVEDVLSLFHLVGDSKLNSDIQVYNILIDGMSKCGKLDIARDLFQDLTLKGLKPNVRTYNVMISGLCREGMPEEAKHLFHKMDESGCPPDNVTYRVLLQGYLITRHYNDVEMLLQEMDGRSIAYVDQP, encoded by the exons ATGGCATTTAGGGCATGCTCACCAAACCAAAATCAGCGACGATCGATGATGACTCACTTGAATTCACATCTTCATGGTTTCATCAAACTCACAGGTAATTTCATCATCACCTCCTTCCTTCTTCCTTCATCTTCCAGATTAGGTTTAGAATTCAGTCCTCACTCCACTTCTTTAGCTTCTCTTCTTCACTCCACTTCCTTTTCAAATAATGGGGATCGTCCACTGTTATCTAGGTATCAAAAAGTTACCAGCTTGGATCATGCCTTTAAGCTGTTCGATGAAATGCTACACACACGACCACTGCCATCTGTTGTTAAGTTTACTCAGTTGTTAAATGCTGTTGCCAAAATgaaacatttttcttcttctctccaCCTTTTTAAACAAATGTGCGTCGTTGGAGTTCCTGTTGATGCCTACTCTATGAATATTGCAATCAGGTGTTGTTGTCAGATGTCTCGCACCAACGATGGCTTTGCACTCCTAGCTTCTTGCTTCAGGCGAGCTGTTGTGCCAGATGTCTGCACATTTAATACACTCTTAGATGGACTCATTCGTGAAGATAGAATTCTTGAGGCTGAGAGACTCTTCAAGAAGCTCATTAAGCACAAATCATGTGAACCTAATGTAGTTATGTATTCCACAATGATCAAAGGGCTTTGCAAGTTTGGCAATAATGATATTGCCATTGGTTTGTTTAGGCTCATGGATGAAAGAGGCTGTAAGCCTAATACTGTAGTATATAATACCATCATTGATAGTCTCTGCAAGGACAAACTGATAGATGATGCTTTCAACCTTTTCAAAGAAATGGTATCTCACAAAGGCATTTTACCAAATGTCATCACATACACCTCTCTGATTCATGGCCTTTGTAACTTATGTCGTTGGGACGAGGTCTCTAAGCTGCTAAAAGAAATGGAGGATCTAAGGATCTCTCCTAATTTTCAAACCTTTAGCATATTAGTTGATGCATTTTGCAAGGAAGGTAGGGTGGATGAAGCGGAGGCTGTTATAGACATCATGGTTGAGAGAAGTGAGGCTCCTGACATCGTGACATACAATTCACTTATAGACGGTTACTGTCTACGAGGTGAAATGATCAAAGCAAGGACGCTTCTTGATTCATTGACGTCTAAAGGTCTCATCCCTGATGTGTTTTCTTACAACACCATGTTACAGGGATTGTTTAGGGTTGGGCGTTGTGGAGAGGCACGCAAACTCGTTGATGAGATGCGATCACAAGTCCTAATTCCAAATGCATGCACCTATAGAATAATATTAGATGGCCTTTGCAACAACCATCAAGTTGAAGATGTGCTCTCTTTGTTTCATTTGGTGGGTGATAGCAAGCTAAACTCTGACATTCAAGTGTACAATATTCTTATTGATGGTATGAGCAAATGTGGGAAGCTTGATATTGCAAGGGATCTTTTCCAAGACCTAACTCTAAAAGGTTTGAAACCTAATGTTCGGACATATAATGTGATGATTAGTGGCCTATGTAGAGAAGGTATGCCAGAGGAAGCAAAGCACTTGTTTCATAAAATGGATGAGAGTGGTTGCCCACCAGATAATGTTACTTACCGTGTTCTTCTCCAAGGATATCTTATAACCCGGCATTACAATGATGTAGAAATGCTTTTACAAGAAATGGATGGAAGAAG CATTGCTTATGTAGATCAGCCCTAA
- the LOC118479314 gene encoding pentatricopeptide repeat-containing protein At1g63330-like — protein MMARTISHLRANIRFKGDSFLPPLQNPLSSSRFSPHATLLASLLHSISFSNNGDRPQSRYQKVTNLDHAFNLFDEMTQRRPLPSVVHFAQLLNAVAKMKHFSSCLDLFKQMCLIGAPVNEYCISIAIKCCCQMSRTNDGFALLASCFRRAVVPNVFIFNTLLDGLVVENRIAEAERLFKKLIKQKICEPNAVTYSTMIKGLCKFGNNDIAIGLLRLMDERGCKPNTVVYNTIIDSLCKAKMIEDAFKLFNEMVFAKSIQPDVITYTSLIHGLCNLCRWDEVSKLLKEMVEDVRISPDIQTFNILVDAFCKEGRVDEAEAVIDIIVERGEVPNIVTYNSLIDGCCLRGEMTKARSLFDSLTSKGLVPNVVTYNSLLNGYCKSLKIEEAMHLFHEITRKGLKPCIVTYSTMLQGLFRVGRCGAARKFFDEMRAQGLIPNECTYGIILDGLCNNHQVEEALSLFHLVGDSKLNSNIVVYTILIEGASKCGKLDIARDLFQDLTLKGLQPNVRTYTVMVSGLCGEGLLKEAKHLFRKMDESGCPPNSVTYNVLLQGYLKKQNYDDVEMLLQEMDGRRYSLDASTLSMLIDEIAAGSVDRSMLKLIGKLVPKEMMDTTAVPR, from the coding sequence ATGATGGCTCGCACAATTTCTCATCTTCGTGCTAACATCAGATTCAAAGGTGACTCCTTTCTTCCTCCTTTACAAAACCCTCTTTCTTCTTCCCGATTCAGTCCTCACGCCACTCTTTTAGCTTCTCTTCTTCACTCCATTTCCTTTTCAAATAATGGGGATCGTCCCCAATCTAGGTATCAAAAGGTTACCAACTTGGATCATGCCTTTAACCTGTTCGATGAAATGACACAGAGACGACCCCTCCCATCTGTTGTTCACTTTGCTCAGTTGTTAAATGCTGTTGCCAAAATGAAACATTTTTCTTCCTGTCTCGACCTTTTTAAACAAATGTGTCTCATTGGAGCGCCTGTTAACGAGTACTGTATCAGTATCGCAATCAAGTGTTGTTGTCAGATGTCTCGCACCAATGACGGTTTCGCCCTCCTAGCTTCTTGCTTCAGGCGAGCTGTTGTACCCAATGTCTTCATATTTAATACACTCTTAGATGGACTCGTCGTAGAAAATAGGATTGCTGAGGCAGAGAGACTCTTCAAGAAGCTCATTAAGCAGAAAATTTGTGAACCTAATGCTGTTACATATTCCACAATGATTAAAGGGCTTTGCAAGTTTGGTAATAATGATATTGCCATTGGTTTGCTTAGGCTCATGGATGAAAGAGGCTGTAAGCCTAATACTGTAGTATATAATACCATCATTGATAGTCTCTGCAAGGCCAAAATGATAGAGGATGCTTTCAAGCTTTTCAATGAAATGGTATTTGCCAAAAGCATTCAACCAGATGTCATCACATACACCTCTCTCATTCATGGCCTTTGTAACTTATGTCGTTGGGACGAGGTCTCTAAGCTGCTAAAAGAAATGGTGGAGGATGTAAGGATCTCTCCTGATATTCAAACCTTTAACATATTAGTTGACGCATTTTGCAAGGAAGGTAGGGTGGATGAAGCGGAGGCTGTTATAGACATCATTGTTGAGAGAGGTGAGGTTCCTAACATCGTGACATACAATTCACTTATAGACGGTTGCTGTCTACGAGGTGAGATGACCAAAGCAAGGTCGCTTTTTGATTCACTTACTTCTAAAGGTCTAGTCCCTAATGTTGTTACTTACAACAGTTTACTGAATGGGTATTGCAAGAGTTTGAAAATAGAAGAGGCCATGCATTTGTTTCATGAGATAACAAGAAAAGGTTTGAAACCTTGTATCGTCACTTACAGCACCATGTTACAGGGTTTGTTTCGGGTCGGACGTTGTGGAGCTGCACGCAAATTCTTTGATGAGATGCGAGCACAAGGCCTTATTCCAAATGAATGCACTTATGGAATAATATTAGATGGCCTTTGCAACAACCATCAAGTTGAAGAGGCGCTCTCTTTGTTTCATCTGGTTGGTGATAGCAAGCTAAATTCTAATATCGTGGTGTACACAATCCTTATTGAAGGTGCAAGCAAATGTGGGAAGCTTGATATTGCAAGGGATCTTTTCCAAGACCTAACTCTAAAAGGTTTGCAGCCTAATGTTCGGACATATACCGTGATGGTTAGTGGCTTGTGTGGGGAAGGTTTACTAAAGGAAGCAAAGCACTTGTTTCGTAAAATGGATGAGAGTGGCTGCCCACCAAATAGTGTTACTTACAATGTTCTTCTCCAGGGATATCTTAAGAAGCAGAATTACGATGATGTTGAGATGCTTTTACAGGAAATGGATGGAAGAAGGTACTCACTTGATGCTTCAACTTTATCGATGTTGATTGATGAAATCGCAGCTGGTTCAGTAGATAGAAGTATGCTTAAATTGATAGGTAAGCTTGTCCCAAAAGAAATGATGGATACTACTGCAGTGCCTAGATAA